One genomic segment of Salvia miltiorrhiza cultivar Shanhuang (shh) unplaced genomic scaffold, IMPLAD_Smil_shh fragScaff_scaffold_79, whole genome shotgun sequence includes these proteins:
- the LOC131003146 gene encoding uncharacterized protein LOC131003146 isoform X2, with translation MKILKDYILRVKVYRLNEDGKWDDQGTGHVTVDYLERSEDLGLFVIDEEDNETLLLHRISSDDIYRKQEDTIISWRDPEFSTELALSFQETTGCSYIWDHICSLQRNMHFSSLANETFNNINSELRELPPVELSSLPLILKIVESGIADQLRVTELILNDQDFFRKLMELFRICEDLENIDGLHLIFKIVRGIILLNSAQIFEKIFGDELIMDIMGCLEYDPQGPLTHHRNFLKEHVVFKEVVPIKDPVVLSKIHQTYRVGYLKDVILPRALDEAIVGNLNSIIHSNNAIIVSLLKDDNTFIKELFARLKVPTISVESKRTLVDFLREFCTLSKSLQMVHQHRLFRDLVSEGIFDIIADVLQSEDYKLVLTGTDILVLFQSLDGNILRSYVSRQEGALLGLMVKHMLTDYGDNMHCQFFEILRSLLDSSPGAQRENIVEIFYEKHLNQLVDVLSSCRSNSGGETGCKSDSSFGGSGSQRSVKPEILLNICDLLCFCVLQHPYRIKCNFLLNDVIDKVLYLTKRREKYLVVAAIRFVRALVSRSDEHLMNHVVKNNLFKPIVDAFVANGDRYNLLNSAVLELFEYIRKENLKVLLRYLVDNFWNQLAKFETLSSIHALKVKYEQSLESVGTTSTGTLLDQRKRLDERALEKEEEDYFNEDSDEEDSASAHSASTNRVKPQPPVLVNGSAPENLSPRSGGLVDYDDDEDDEEYRPPPKKTTGSSDEDEGLAEFPLKRKLAPREDSEAKRLQLSPKSLKPRAAFCSTLKEGGLPSKKLASGNVPPSVNQNSIVPSSEKGLIGSSENAEVAKHTGKEEVSSKSCNDGLDDSADNRNLGDERPLLSPKSSPEMAVKGS, from the exons CGTGTGAAAGTATACCGCTTGAATGAAGACGGAAAATGGGATGATCAAGGCACTGGACATGTCACTGTTGATTACTTGGAG AGATCAGAAGACCTGGGTTTGTTTGTTATTGACGAGGAGGACAATGAAACGCTACTGCTGCATCGCATCAGCTCAGATGATATCTATCGCAAGCAAGAAG ATACAATTATTTCCTGGCGGGATCCTGAGTTTTCAACTGAATTGGCTCTTAGCTTCCAAGAGACAACCGGTTGCTCTTACATATG GGATCACATATGTAGCTTGCAAAGGAACATGCACTTTAGTTCACTAGCCA ATGAGACTTTCAATAACATCAATAGCGAGTTGAGGGAACTGCCTCCAGTTGAGTTGTCTTCTCTCCCTTTGATACTTAAG ATTGTTGAAAGTGGCATAGCAGACCAGTTGCGTGTTACTGAACTTATATTAAATGAT CAAGATTTTTTCCGGAAGTTGATGGAACTGTTTAGGATATGTGAAGATTTGGAAAACATTGACGGTCTTCacttaattttcaaaattgttAGGGGAATCA TTCTGCTAAACAGTGCTCAAATCTTTGAGAAAATTTTCGGGGATGAGTTGATTATGGATATAATGGGATGCTTAGAAT ATGACCCGCAAGGACCTCTCACCCATCACCGCAACTTTCTAAAAGAGCACGTAGTTTTTAAGGAG GTTGTACCTATTAAAGACCCTGTAGTTCTTTCCAAGATACATCAAACTTATCGAGTTGGTTATCTGAAG GATGTCATTTTGCCCAGAGCTTTGGATGAAGCCATAGTTGGAAATCTAAATTCTATTATTCATTCAAATAATGCAATT ATTGTTTCCTTGCTGAAAGATGATAACACCTTTATCAAGGAATTATTTGCTAGGCTGAAGGTTCCTACCATTTCTGTAGAATCAAAGAGAACTTTG GTAGACTTCTTGCGCGAGTTCTGTACCTTAAGTAAGAGCTTGCAGATGGTACATCAGCATCGGCTATTTAG GGATCTAGTCAGTGAAGGCATTTTTGACATCATAGCGGATGTCTTGCAGAGTGAAGACTATAAGCTTGTATTGACTGG GACAGACATCCTCGTTCTTTTTCAGAGTCTGGATGGGAATATTTTGCGTTCTTATGTTAGTCGGCAGGAAGGTGCTCTTCTTGGACTCATG GTGAAACATATGCTTACAGATTATGGAGATAATATGCATTGCCAATTTTTTGAAATTCTGCGCAGTCTTTTAGATTCTTCACCAGGAGCACAG AGAGAAAATATTGTGGAGATTTTCTATGAAAAGCACTTGAACCAGTTAGTTGATGTATTATCATCGTGCCGGTCAAACAGTGGTGGTGAAACTGGCTGCAAGTCTGATAGCTCGTTTGGAGGATCTGGGAGTCAAAGATCTGTGAAGCCTGAAATATTGTTAAATATATGTGATCTGCTATGCTTCTGTGTTCTGCAGCATCCTTACAGGATCAA ATGCAATTTTCTTCTTAATGACGTGATTGATAAGGTTTTGTACCTGacaaaaagaagagagaaatacCTTGTTGTTGCTGCTATTAGATTTGTGAGGGCGCTTGTTTCTCGCAGT GATGAGCACCTAATGAATCATGTAGTAAAGAACAACCTTTTCAAACCAATTGTAGACGCATTTGTTGCTAACGGGGATCGCTATAATCTCCTGAATTCTGCAGTTCTTGAACTCTTCGAATATATCCGGAAG GAGAATTTGAAAGTGTTGCTACGATACCTGGTGGATAATTTTTGGAATCAGCTGGCAAAATTTGAAACCCTCTCTTCTATTCATGCCCTAAAAGTTAAATACGAACAG TCGCTTGAAAGTGTTGGTACGACAAGTACTGGTACATTGTTAGACCAAAGGAAACGACTTGACGAGCGAGCTCTGGAGAAAGAAGAGGAGGATTATTTCAATGAGGACAG TGATGAGGAAGATTCAGCATCTGCGCATTCAGCAAGCACTAACCGAGTAAAACCTCAACCTCCCGTGTTGGTTAATGGTTCTGCTCCGGAAAATCTGTCACCTAG GTCTGGTGGACTGGTtgattatgatgatgatgaagatgatgaggaGTACAGGCCGCCTCCAAAAAAGACGACAGGCTCGTCTGATGAAGATGAGGGACTGGCAGAGTTCCCATTGAAACGCAAACTAGCTCCAAGAGAGGACAGTGAGGCAAAAAGATTACAACTTTCTCCGAAAAGCTTAAAACCGAGAGCTGCCTTTTGCTCTACATTGAAGGAGGGGGGACTACCCAGCAAGAAACTAGCAAGCGGAAATGTTCCTCCAAGTGTAAACCAAAACTCCATCGTACCAAGTTCCGAGAAGGGGCTCATAGGCTCATCTGAAAATGCAGAAGTGGCAAAACACACTGGCAAAGAAGAAGTCTCTTCTAAAAGCTGTAATGACGGTTTGGATGATTCTGCTGATAACAGAAATCTTGGAGACGAGCGCCCTTTGTTATCACCAAAGTCCTCACCAGAGATGGCCGTGAAAGGATCTTGA
- the LOC131003146 gene encoding uncharacterized protein LOC131003146 isoform X1 → MGSQDKSPNSNNTTQRVKVYRLNEDGKWDDQGTGHVTVDYLERSEDLGLFVIDEEDNETLLLHRISSDDIYRKQEDTIISWRDPEFSTELALSFQETTGCSYIWDHICSLQRNMHFSSLANETFNNINSELRELPPVELSSLPLILKIVESGIADQLRVTELILNDQDFFRKLMELFRICEDLENIDGLHLIFKIVRGIILLNSAQIFEKIFGDELIMDIMGCLEYDPQGPLTHHRNFLKEHVVFKEVVPIKDPVVLSKIHQTYRVGYLKDVILPRALDEAIVGNLNSIIHSNNAIIVSLLKDDNTFIKELFARLKVPTISVESKRTLVDFLREFCTLSKSLQMVHQHRLFRDLVSEGIFDIIADVLQSEDYKLVLTGTDILVLFQSLDGNILRSYVSRQEGALLGLMVKHMLTDYGDNMHCQFFEILRSLLDSSPGAQRENIVEIFYEKHLNQLVDVLSSCRSNSGGETGCKSDSSFGGSGSQRSVKPEILLNICDLLCFCVLQHPYRIKCNFLLNDVIDKVLYLTKRREKYLVVAAIRFVRALVSRSDEHLMNHVVKNNLFKPIVDAFVANGDRYNLLNSAVLELFEYIRKENLKVLLRYLVDNFWNQLAKFETLSSIHALKVKYEQSLESVGTTSTGTLLDQRKRLDERALEKEEEDYFNEDSDEEDSASAHSASTNRVKPQPPVLVNGSAPENLSPRSGGLVDYDDDEDDEEYRPPPKKTTGSSDEDEGLAEFPLKRKLAPREDSEAKRLQLSPKSLKPRAAFCSTLKEGGLPSKKLASGNVPPSVNQNSIVPSSEKGLIGSSENAEVAKHTGKEEVSSKSCNDGLDDSADNRNLGDERPLLSPKSSPEMAVKGS, encoded by the exons CGTGTGAAAGTATACCGCTTGAATGAAGACGGAAAATGGGATGATCAAGGCACTGGACATGTCACTGTTGATTACTTGGAG AGATCAGAAGACCTGGGTTTGTTTGTTATTGACGAGGAGGACAATGAAACGCTACTGCTGCATCGCATCAGCTCAGATGATATCTATCGCAAGCAAGAAG ATACAATTATTTCCTGGCGGGATCCTGAGTTTTCAACTGAATTGGCTCTTAGCTTCCAAGAGACAACCGGTTGCTCTTACATATG GGATCACATATGTAGCTTGCAAAGGAACATGCACTTTAGTTCACTAGCCA ATGAGACTTTCAATAACATCAATAGCGAGTTGAGGGAACTGCCTCCAGTTGAGTTGTCTTCTCTCCCTTTGATACTTAAG ATTGTTGAAAGTGGCATAGCAGACCAGTTGCGTGTTACTGAACTTATATTAAATGAT CAAGATTTTTTCCGGAAGTTGATGGAACTGTTTAGGATATGTGAAGATTTGGAAAACATTGACGGTCTTCacttaattttcaaaattgttAGGGGAATCA TTCTGCTAAACAGTGCTCAAATCTTTGAGAAAATTTTCGGGGATGAGTTGATTATGGATATAATGGGATGCTTAGAAT ATGACCCGCAAGGACCTCTCACCCATCACCGCAACTTTCTAAAAGAGCACGTAGTTTTTAAGGAG GTTGTACCTATTAAAGACCCTGTAGTTCTTTCCAAGATACATCAAACTTATCGAGTTGGTTATCTGAAG GATGTCATTTTGCCCAGAGCTTTGGATGAAGCCATAGTTGGAAATCTAAATTCTATTATTCATTCAAATAATGCAATT ATTGTTTCCTTGCTGAAAGATGATAACACCTTTATCAAGGAATTATTTGCTAGGCTGAAGGTTCCTACCATTTCTGTAGAATCAAAGAGAACTTTG GTAGACTTCTTGCGCGAGTTCTGTACCTTAAGTAAGAGCTTGCAGATGGTACATCAGCATCGGCTATTTAG GGATCTAGTCAGTGAAGGCATTTTTGACATCATAGCGGATGTCTTGCAGAGTGAAGACTATAAGCTTGTATTGACTGG GACAGACATCCTCGTTCTTTTTCAGAGTCTGGATGGGAATATTTTGCGTTCTTATGTTAGTCGGCAGGAAGGTGCTCTTCTTGGACTCATG GTGAAACATATGCTTACAGATTATGGAGATAATATGCATTGCCAATTTTTTGAAATTCTGCGCAGTCTTTTAGATTCTTCACCAGGAGCACAG AGAGAAAATATTGTGGAGATTTTCTATGAAAAGCACTTGAACCAGTTAGTTGATGTATTATCATCGTGCCGGTCAAACAGTGGTGGTGAAACTGGCTGCAAGTCTGATAGCTCGTTTGGAGGATCTGGGAGTCAAAGATCTGTGAAGCCTGAAATATTGTTAAATATATGTGATCTGCTATGCTTCTGTGTTCTGCAGCATCCTTACAGGATCAA ATGCAATTTTCTTCTTAATGACGTGATTGATAAGGTTTTGTACCTGacaaaaagaagagagaaatacCTTGTTGTTGCTGCTATTAGATTTGTGAGGGCGCTTGTTTCTCGCAGT GATGAGCACCTAATGAATCATGTAGTAAAGAACAACCTTTTCAAACCAATTGTAGACGCATTTGTTGCTAACGGGGATCGCTATAATCTCCTGAATTCTGCAGTTCTTGAACTCTTCGAATATATCCGGAAG GAGAATTTGAAAGTGTTGCTACGATACCTGGTGGATAATTTTTGGAATCAGCTGGCAAAATTTGAAACCCTCTCTTCTATTCATGCCCTAAAAGTTAAATACGAACAG TCGCTTGAAAGTGTTGGTACGACAAGTACTGGTACATTGTTAGACCAAAGGAAACGACTTGACGAGCGAGCTCTGGAGAAAGAAGAGGAGGATTATTTCAATGAGGACAG TGATGAGGAAGATTCAGCATCTGCGCATTCAGCAAGCACTAACCGAGTAAAACCTCAACCTCCCGTGTTGGTTAATGGTTCTGCTCCGGAAAATCTGTCACCTAG GTCTGGTGGACTGGTtgattatgatgatgatgaagatgatgaggaGTACAGGCCGCCTCCAAAAAAGACGACAGGCTCGTCTGATGAAGATGAGGGACTGGCAGAGTTCCCATTGAAACGCAAACTAGCTCCAAGAGAGGACAGTGAGGCAAAAAGATTACAACTTTCTCCGAAAAGCTTAAAACCGAGAGCTGCCTTTTGCTCTACATTGAAGGAGGGGGGACTACCCAGCAAGAAACTAGCAAGCGGAAATGTTCCTCCAAGTGTAAACCAAAACTCCATCGTACCAAGTTCCGAGAAGGGGCTCATAGGCTCATCTGAAAATGCAGAAGTGGCAAAACACACTGGCAAAGAAGAAGTCTCTTCTAAAAGCTGTAATGACGGTTTGGATGATTCTGCTGATAACAGAAATCTTGGAGACGAGCGCCCTTTGTTATCACCAAAGTCCTCACCAGAGATGGCCGTGAAAGGATCTTGA
- the LOC131003146 gene encoding uncharacterized protein LOC131003146 isoform X3: MGSQDKSPNSNNTTQRVKVYRLNEDGKWDDQGTGHVTVDYLERSEDLGLFVIDEEDNETLLLHRISSDDIYRKQEDTIISWRDPEFSTELALSFQETTGCSYIWDHICSLQRNMHFSSLANETFNNINSELRELPPVELSSLPLILKIVESGIADQLRVTELILNDQDFFRKLMELFRICEDLENIDGLHLIFKIVRGIILLNSAQIFEKIFGDELIMDIMGCLEYDPQGPLTHHRNFLKEHVVFKEVVPIKDPVVLSKIHQTYRVGYLKDVILPRALDEAIVGNLNSIIHSNNAIIVSLLKDDNTFIKELFARLKVPTISVESKRTLVDFLREFCTLSKSLQMVHQHRLFRDLVSEGIFDIIADVLQSEDYKLVLTGTDILVLFQSLDGNILRSYVSRQEGALLGLMGK; encoded by the exons CGTGTGAAAGTATACCGCTTGAATGAAGACGGAAAATGGGATGATCAAGGCACTGGACATGTCACTGTTGATTACTTGGAG AGATCAGAAGACCTGGGTTTGTTTGTTATTGACGAGGAGGACAATGAAACGCTACTGCTGCATCGCATCAGCTCAGATGATATCTATCGCAAGCAAGAAG ATACAATTATTTCCTGGCGGGATCCTGAGTTTTCAACTGAATTGGCTCTTAGCTTCCAAGAGACAACCGGTTGCTCTTACATATG GGATCACATATGTAGCTTGCAAAGGAACATGCACTTTAGTTCACTAGCCA ATGAGACTTTCAATAACATCAATAGCGAGTTGAGGGAACTGCCTCCAGTTGAGTTGTCTTCTCTCCCTTTGATACTTAAG ATTGTTGAAAGTGGCATAGCAGACCAGTTGCGTGTTACTGAACTTATATTAAATGAT CAAGATTTTTTCCGGAAGTTGATGGAACTGTTTAGGATATGTGAAGATTTGGAAAACATTGACGGTCTTCacttaattttcaaaattgttAGGGGAATCA TTCTGCTAAACAGTGCTCAAATCTTTGAGAAAATTTTCGGGGATGAGTTGATTATGGATATAATGGGATGCTTAGAAT ATGACCCGCAAGGACCTCTCACCCATCACCGCAACTTTCTAAAAGAGCACGTAGTTTTTAAGGAG GTTGTACCTATTAAAGACCCTGTAGTTCTTTCCAAGATACATCAAACTTATCGAGTTGGTTATCTGAAG GATGTCATTTTGCCCAGAGCTTTGGATGAAGCCATAGTTGGAAATCTAAATTCTATTATTCATTCAAATAATGCAATT ATTGTTTCCTTGCTGAAAGATGATAACACCTTTATCAAGGAATTATTTGCTAGGCTGAAGGTTCCTACCATTTCTGTAGAATCAAAGAGAACTTTG GTAGACTTCTTGCGCGAGTTCTGTACCTTAAGTAAGAGCTTGCAGATGGTACATCAGCATCGGCTATTTAG GGATCTAGTCAGTGAAGGCATTTTTGACATCATAGCGGATGTCTTGCAGAGTGAAGACTATAAGCTTGTATTGACTGG GACAGACATCCTCGTTCTTTTTCAGAGTCTGGATGGGAATATTTTGCGTTCTTATGTTAGTCGGCAGGAAGGTGCTCTTCTTGGACTCATG GGCAAATAA
- the LOC131003146 gene encoding uncharacterized protein LOC131003146 isoform X4 — translation MGSQDKSPNSNNTTQRVKVYRLNEDGKWDDQGTGHVTVDYLERSEDLGLFVIDEEDNETLLLHRISSDDIYRKQEDTIISWRDPEFSTELALSFQETTGCSYIWDHICSLQRNMHFSSLANETFNNINSELRELPPVELSSLPLILKIVESGIADQLRVTELILNDQDFFRKLMELFRICEDLENIDGLHLIFKIVRGIILLNSAQIFEKIFGDELIMDIMGCLEYDPQGPLTHHRNFLKEHVVFKEVVPIKDPVVLSKIHQTYRVGYLKDVILPRALDEAIVGNLNSIIHSNNAIIVSLLKDDNTFIKELFARLKVPTISVESKRTLVDFLREFCTLSKSLQMVHQHRLFRDLVSEGIFDIIADVLQSEDYKLVLTGHPRSFSESGWEYFAFLC, via the exons CGTGTGAAAGTATACCGCTTGAATGAAGACGGAAAATGGGATGATCAAGGCACTGGACATGTCACTGTTGATTACTTGGAG AGATCAGAAGACCTGGGTTTGTTTGTTATTGACGAGGAGGACAATGAAACGCTACTGCTGCATCGCATCAGCTCAGATGATATCTATCGCAAGCAAGAAG ATACAATTATTTCCTGGCGGGATCCTGAGTTTTCAACTGAATTGGCTCTTAGCTTCCAAGAGACAACCGGTTGCTCTTACATATG GGATCACATATGTAGCTTGCAAAGGAACATGCACTTTAGTTCACTAGCCA ATGAGACTTTCAATAACATCAATAGCGAGTTGAGGGAACTGCCTCCAGTTGAGTTGTCTTCTCTCCCTTTGATACTTAAG ATTGTTGAAAGTGGCATAGCAGACCAGTTGCGTGTTACTGAACTTATATTAAATGAT CAAGATTTTTTCCGGAAGTTGATGGAACTGTTTAGGATATGTGAAGATTTGGAAAACATTGACGGTCTTCacttaattttcaaaattgttAGGGGAATCA TTCTGCTAAACAGTGCTCAAATCTTTGAGAAAATTTTCGGGGATGAGTTGATTATGGATATAATGGGATGCTTAGAAT ATGACCCGCAAGGACCTCTCACCCATCACCGCAACTTTCTAAAAGAGCACGTAGTTTTTAAGGAG GTTGTACCTATTAAAGACCCTGTAGTTCTTTCCAAGATACATCAAACTTATCGAGTTGGTTATCTGAAG GATGTCATTTTGCCCAGAGCTTTGGATGAAGCCATAGTTGGAAATCTAAATTCTATTATTCATTCAAATAATGCAATT ATTGTTTCCTTGCTGAAAGATGATAACACCTTTATCAAGGAATTATTTGCTAGGCTGAAGGTTCCTACCATTTCTGTAGAATCAAAGAGAACTTTG GTAGACTTCTTGCGCGAGTTCTGTACCTTAAGTAAGAGCTTGCAGATGGTACATCAGCATCGGCTATTTAG GGATCTAGTCAGTGAAGGCATTTTTGACATCATAGCGGATGTCTTGCAGAGTGAAGACTATAAGCTTGTATTGACTGG ACATCCTCGTTCTTTTTCAGAGTCTGGATGGGAATATTTTGCGTTCTTATGTTAG